A window of Peromyscus eremicus chromosome 7, PerEre_H2_v1, whole genome shotgun sequence contains these coding sequences:
- the LOC131915621 gene encoding LOW QUALITY PROTEIN: taste receptor cell protein 1-like (The sequence of the model RefSeq protein was modified relative to this genomic sequence to represent the inferred CDS: deleted 2 bases in 1 codon), protein MDKQWFPAAGILLAAFLAGSASTLTLPSTHEDLNQLPSAPGTSARQSSSIPLDILTETVGRINSVEREPEALERRAGALSTESVGGQESPSMPGPLGSTRPLHRVIPGPIPSALTTSAAHVTVDSQPVSSGADPVKKNVASGSLETIAMSSPQPSPTRGSKQKYSKVSRLCSTVPASASLETTGAPKSTWHPIRAPSLSIFSRSPCPLWNTSGPTAWRDGHSGPEASPSAALAARISSGSPISPCMKATEPLWPASSGRSGPGLTSQAFTVASGSSENTVALGMGSGASGASVRLLSSATSPSQPSSHSSPPSSSALLLPSSSTLAPVSSVTTGAREPPKPSVSVTTPSATDSSIKTSSLAPLVALPPSHPGPWVSTTPIRLPTLSLQHFSKPPSVPHSSSFTEISRDADASQSSALPHPGQDVTLQDLSSSTPGPSHVTHSVAFRINRRCLTTAVWNLVALERRLLNKLICYQLQLIYHEAFSSFKNVSALLLRPGSTEVKASLVFGQPDPSALEILWTLYRKAKASRWLLGHLSLADSSLSADGRNMTDLTLETINISFTLMRPFLPQLLLPGSQPFILLEKQILQLVTHEVSGFYKAKPQDQPLLLFSNVNEWVRIYMEYKFKSPIPTHLKGLASYLAHHITDPTLQKSSMVANGEKAELALYETWLLILGHPFTKALENKTTSESQELRGLLTKWLTSALQPLQNFGQVVVEEFQQEPLTAKVQAAFFGAAPAQAIIQDCMHQGLSFLQETEGLQLEMLLPALGTPSSGASRGPSHGFTPNLQLITSLLVLVALGTAPHFTEKQIPYLS, encoded by the exons CCTTCCTGGCAGGCTCAGCTTCTACCCTGACCCTTCCTTCTACACATGAAGACCTTAACCAGCTTCCTTCAGCCCCTGGCACATCCGCTCGGCAAAGCAGCAGCATTCCTCTGGACATCCTGACAGAAACTGTTGGCCGCATCAACTCAGTTGAGAGGGAACCGGAGGCCCTGGAGAGGAGGGCAGGAGCCCTTTCTACAGAGTCAGTGGGGGGCCAAGAGTCCCCCTCAATGCCTGGCCCCTTAGGAAGTACCAGGCCCTTGCACAGGGTCATACCTGGACCAATCCCCTCAGCCCTGACCACATCTGCAGCCCACGTGACTGTTGACTCTCAGCCAGTGTCATCTGGGGCTGATCCTGTAAAGAAAAACGTGGCCTCTGGATCTCTAGAAACAATTGCTATGTCATCGCCACAGCCTTCTCCCACACGTGGATCCAAGCAGAAGTACAGCAAGGTCTCCAGGTTGTGTTCGACAGTCCCTGCCTCTGCATCACTGGAGACAACTGGTGCACCTAAATCAACATGGCATCCAATCAgagct ccttctctctccataTTTTCTAGATCTCCGTGCCCGTTATGGAACACCTCCGGTCCCACTGCATGGAGGGACGGCCACTCCGGGCCAGAGGCATCCCCATCTGCGGCACTGGCTGCAAGGATCTCCTCAGGATCGCCGATCTCTCCCTGCATGAAAGCGACAGAGCCCCTTTGGCCTGCGTCCTCGGGGAGATCAGGGCCGGGCCTGACCTCCCAAGCCTTTACAGTGGCTTCTGGGTCGTCTGAAAACACTGTAGCTTTGGGCATGGGCTCAGGAGCCAGTGGTGCTTCTGTGCGGCTGTTGTCCTCAGCAACATCACCTTCACAGccatcctcccactcctccccaccctcctcatCGGCATTGCTCCTGCCTTCATCCTCAACCCTGGCCCCTGTTTCCTCTGTCACCACAGGAGCCAGGGAACCTCCTAAACCCTCTGTGTCTGTGACTACACCCTCAGCCACAGACTCTTCCATTAAAACCTCAAGCCTTGCACCCCTGGTGGCCCTACCACCCAGCCACCCTGGGCCATGGGTTTCTACCACCCCAATCCGCCTGCCCACCCTCTCCCTCCAACATTTCTCCAAACCTCCCTCTGTCCCACACAGCTCTAGCTTCACAGAGATATCTAGGGATGCTGATGCTAGCCAGTCCTCTGCCCTGCCTCACCCTGGCCAAGATGTAACTTTGCAGGACCTGAGTTCCTCCACTCCAGGACCTAGTCATGTGACTCACTCTGTGGCCTTCAGGATCAACAGAAGATGCCTCACAACAGCTGTCTGGAACCTGGTAGCCCTGGAGCGCCGGCTGTTGAATAAGCTTATCTGCTACCAG ctccagcTTATCTACCATGAGGCCTTCTCCAGCTTCAAGAATGTCAGTGCCCTGCTGTTAAG GCCTGGTTCTACAGAAGTGAAAGCCTCGCTCGTGTTTGGGCAGCCGGATCCCTCGGCCCTAGAAATCCTCTGGACTTTGTACCGCAAAGCGAAGGCCTCCAGATGGCTGCTTGGGCACCTGTCCCTGGCTGACAGCAGCCTCTCTGCTGATG GGCGCAACATGACAGACCTTACCCTGGAAACCATCAACATCAGCTTCACGCTCATGAGGCCCTTCCTGCCCCAGCTGCTTCTGCCTGGTTCGCAACCTTTTATCCTGTTGGAGAAGCAGATCCTCCAGCTG GTCACCCATGAGGTGTCAGGATTCTACAAGGCTAAGCCCCAGGACCAGCCCCTGCTCCTCTTCAG CAACGTGAACGAGTGGGTGCGCATTTACATGGAATACAAGTTCAAgagtcccatccccacccacctcaAAGGCCTGGCCAGTTACCTGGCCCATCACATAACAGACCCCACCCTCCAGAAATCCAGCATGGTGGCCAATG GGGAAAAAGCAGAGCTGGCGCTTTATGAGACTTGGCTCCTGATCCTGGGTCACcccttcaccaaggccttggagAACAAGACTACTTCTGAGTCCCAGGAGCTTCGTGGTCTGCTGACAAAATGG ctAACCTCCGCCCTCCAGCCTCTGCAGAACTTCGGTCAAGTGGTGGTGGAGGAATTCCA GCAGGAACCTCTGACTGCCAAAGTGCAAGCTGCCTTCTTTGGGGCTGCGCCAGCCCAGGCCATCATTCAAGACTGCATGCACCAAGGCCTGAGCTTCCTGCAGGAAACTGAGGGTCTCCAGTTGGAGATGCTCCTCCCAGCCCTTG GCACCCCCAGCTCCGGAGCCTCCAGAGGCCCCAGCCATGGGTTCACACCAAACCTCCAGCTCATCACGTCTCTTCTTGTCCTG GTGGCCCTTGGTACCGCTCCCCACTTCACTGAGAAGCAAATCCCATACCTCTCCTAG